From the Musa acuminata AAA Group cultivar baxijiao chromosome BXJ1-2, Cavendish_Baxijiao_AAA, whole genome shotgun sequence genome, one window contains:
- the LOC135595728 gene encoding fasciclin-like arabinogalactan protein 1: MRQQQQLLLPHLLSLLLLCVTLSRGHNITRILAQHPEFSTFNHYLTATHLAGEINRRLTITVLAVDNPAMAALLTAHPGLSLYSLKHLLSLHVLVDYFGAKKLHQLTGGSALTSTLFQASGAAPDTAGFVNISDYRAGHVLFSASSLPASAFVKSVEEIPYNLSVIQISSALSSPAAEAPVTAPAQVNLTALMARKGCATFAGLLAATADAEQTFASNIDGGLTAFCPLDEAMKPFLPKFKNLTADGKLSLLLYHAIPVYYSVEMLKTGNGVVNTLATDGTSRNYNLTVQNDGNQVTLRTRVTVATLMGTLIDEDPLAVYTIDKVLEPMELFKPAEPPAPAPAPETDKRAAAAPKAGTSTSAKASPPAPAGPEGQPGDQKAADESAAIRSGVYWSMAAAAAAAIVVVA, encoded by the coding sequence atgaggcagcagcagcagctccttCTTCCCCACCTCCTGAGCTTATTATTACTGTGCGTTACGCTATCTCGAGGGCACAACATCACGAGAATTTTGGCGCAGCACCCGGAGTTCTCCACCTTCAACCACTACCTTACAGCCACCCACCTCGCAGGCGAGATCAACCGCCGTCTCACCATCACCGTCCTCGCCGTCGACAACCCCGCCATGGCGGCCCTCCTCACTGCCCACCCGGGCCTCTCCCTCTATTCCCTCAAGCACCTCCTCTCCCTCCACGTCCTCGTCGACTACTTCGGCGCCAAGAAGCTCCACCAGCTCACCGGCGGCTCCGCCCTCACCTCCACCCTCTTCCAGGCCTCCGGAGCCGCACCCGACACCGCCGGCTTCGTCAACATCTCTGATTACCGAGCCGGCCACGTTCTCTTCTCCGCCTCCTCCCTCCCCGCTTCCGCCTTCGTCAAGTCCGTCGAGGAGATCCCTTACAACCTCTCCGTCATCCAGATCAGTTCCGCCCTCTCCTCCCCGGCCGCCGAGGCCCCAGTCACTGCGCCCGCGCAGGTCAACCTGACGGCCCTCATGGCGAGGAAGGGCTGCGCCACCTTCGCTGGCCTCCTGGCCGCCACCGCGGACGCCGAGCAGACGTTCGCGAGCAACATTGACGGGGGCCTCACGGCTTTCTGCCCCCTCGACGAAGCCATGAAGCCGTTCCTGCCCAAGTTCAAGAACCTCACCGCCGATGGCAAGCTCTCGTTGCTGCTTTACCACGCCATCCCCGTCTACTACTCCGTTGAGATGCTGAAGACCGGTAACGGCGTCGTGAACACGCTGGCCACCGACGGCACGTCCAGGAACTACAACTTGACAGTGCAGAACGACGGGAATCAGGTGACGCTGCGGACGAGGGTGACGGTGGCCACCCTCATGGGGACCCTGATCGACGAGGACCCCCTGGCGGTGTACACCATCGACAAGGTGCTGGAACCGATGGAACTGTTCAAGCCGGCGGAGCCTCCAGCCCCGGCGCCGGCACCGGAGACGGACAAAAGAGCGGCGGCAGCGCCCAAGGCGGGGACATCGACATCGGCGAAGGCGTCGCCGCCCGCGCCGGCAGGGCCGGAGGGGCAGCCGGGGGACCAGAAGGCCGCTGATGAGAGCGCCGCCATCAGGAGCGGTGTCTACTGGTcgatggcagcggcggcggcggcggccattgTGGTAGTTGCTTGA